One window from the genome of Oryza glaberrima chromosome 3, OglaRS2, whole genome shotgun sequence encodes:
- the LOC127766801 gene encoding uncharacterized protein LOC127766801 isoform X1 — protein MPGAACKKTNLISPRRSPRLKNIHVIYGEHSETNYPTLGPVKTEVIDLEEIASPSNPEFNDDSVGDEDFQNVSLKDLRAQCKAKNRRALKVDSERPDFKNQRQCGKRNLEDEVPKEEVDLDEPIIAFRQKRLKTSPTKSNRTMGKPISLNAVKLQDTTLRREETEPIKLPPLEVTSHDSMSTAEKMERSAADVKHSTIAAGNTEEIVGENILYAEMENTPLSTGAVISGRSPDIFCEIKTEDEDIYSDEQVGVSSPGKDSFQDSFAELHREPIEYDGCQQHSGVIPQPIELKDVSDDSCELANSIKAYCLDDIILQNKTNDSLSSLDITDEMSNCHKTSGNITNLDEEKSSVVNDYLVCSVNMSCEDHIDIDEYWYPRDLHGSTLESTKTIESSTDQCNAEVGSPSVVIQSDLCGSAESNFTSLAEVVQMKADGQFDSLVQHSVGTKDVLPIDVGHATNDCTFAFNKTLDSVKAANFTAQDGRLESIVYDALNNHAQRKSTETETPVGVSGAAIISSPFVSEGTDREPTGSKAPHGGQLLLPCVTEWLSKDTDQLKVTVDDDICKTNSDQGSREQFGLQPQLLQSCSDLDKVCVTSESSSPEETQEMPAGSLDSTAASLDTDGQNGKLQPFIDEGALEEHAPKKLLSKRKIMSPTSQEKLCSALTGIDLCGVQRLKRKILLEDCGKTRRPNGRSSLSPTSKGILKGTESPSPQKTTCTCMKAASVILDAEKAVEFSQRQMHDIENIASKLMRSLNDMRSIVDGNLLSESHSLLPTFNTAEIRAASEDALEVERTTRKWLTIMNKDCNRFCKILRLAGKKAVSHSEVPRKRKKITFADETGGKLCHVKMFTDGQNSLLSECHSE, from the exons ATGCCTGGTGCTGCTTGCAAAAAGACTAACCTGATTTCTCCTAGGCGATCTCCTAGGCTCAAGAATATCCATGTTATATATGGTGAACATTCTGAAACGAACTATCCTACCTTGGGGCCTGTCAAAACTGAGGTCATCGATCTTGAAGAAATTGCATCTCCTTCCAACCCAGAATTTAATGATGATTCTGTTGGTGATGAAGACTTTCAGAATGTGTCTCTGAAGGATTTAAGAGCTCAGTGTAAAGCTAAGAACAGGAGGGCCTTGAAAGTTGATTCTGAAAGACCTGACTTTAAGAATCAGAGACAATGTGGAAAGAGAAACCTTGAAGATGAAGTACCAAAAGAGGAAGTTGATCTTGATGAGCCCATTATTGCATTCAGACAGAAGCGGCTGAAGACATCCCCTACCAAATCAAACAGAACAATGGGCAAACCAATATCTCTAAATGCTGTAAAACTGCAAGATACAACATTGAGGAGAGAGGAGACTGAGCCTATAAAATTACCCCCACTTGAGGTAACATCACATGACTCTATGTCAACTGCAGAGAAGATGGAAAGGAGTGCTGCAGATGTAAAACACTCCACAATTGCTGCTG GTAATACTGAAGAAATAGTTGGGGAGAACATTTTATATGCTGAAATGGAAAACACACCATTATCAACTGGTGCTGTAATAAGTGGTAGAAGCCCAGACATATTTTGCGAAATCAAGACTGAGGATGAGGATATTTACTCTGATGAGCAAGTTGGAGTATCTAGTCCAGGAAAGGACTCCTTTCAGGACTCATTTGCTGAGTTGCATAGGGAGCCAATAGAGTATGATGGATGTCAACAACACAGTGGTGTCATCCCTCAACCGATTGAACTAAAGGATGTTTCTGATGATTCCTGTGAGCTAGCTAACAGTATCAAAGCATACTGTTTGGATGACATTATACTGCAAAACAAGACAAATGACAGTCTTTCTTCATTGGATATCACTGATGAAATGAGCAACTGCCATAAAACATCAGGCAATATAACAAATTTAGATGAAGAGAAGTCTTCAGTTGTCAATGATTATTTGGTATGTTCTGTTAATATGTCTTGTGAAGATCATATAGACATCGATGAATACTGGTATCCACGAGATCTACATGGCAGTACACTGGAAAGCACAAAGACTATAGAAAGTTCTACTGATCAGTGTAACGCAGAGGTGGGGTCTCCATCCGTGGTCATCCAATCTGATTTATGTGGAAGTGCAGAAAGCAACTTCACGTCGCTTGCAGAGGTTGTGCAGATGAAGGCAGATGGTCAATTTGATTCACTAGTTCAGCACAGTGTTGGAACAAAGGATGTATTACCTATTGATGTTGGACATGCAACTAACGATTGCACTTTTGCTTTTAACAAGACTCTTGACTCAGTGAAAGCTGCCAATTTTACCGCACAAGATGGACGGCTAGAAAGTATAGTATATGATGCTCTGAATAATCATGCACAGAGGAAGAGTACTGAAACTGAAACTCCTGTTGGTGTCTCAGGTGCTGCCATCATTTCAAGCCCATTCGTAAGTGAGGGCACTGACAGAGAACCCACTGGATCCAAAGCTCCACATGGTGGTCAGCTCTTACTTCCTTGTGTTACAGAGTGGTTATCAAAGGATACAGATCAGTTAAAGGTTACAGTGGATGATGACATCTGTAAAACTAACAGTGATCAAGGATCAAGAGAACAATTTGGCCTTCAGCCGCAGTTATTACAATCTTGTTCTGACTTGGACAAAGTTTGTGTAACATCAGAGAGCTCGAGTCCTGAAGAAACACAGGAAATGCCTGCTGGGTCTTTGGATTCAACTGCAGCCTCTCTCGATACTGATGGACAAAATGGAAAGTTACAACCTTTCATTGATGAAGGAGCTCTTGAAGAGCATGCTCCAAAAAAACTGCTGTCCAAGAGAAAG attatgTCCCCGACTTCTCAGGAGAAGCTTTGCAGTGCTTTGACTGGTATTGATTTGTGCGGGGTCCAAAGGCTCA AGAGAAAGATCCTTCTTGAAGATTGTGGCAAGACGAGGAGACCCAATGGCAGGAGTTCCCTCTCCCCTACAAGCAAAGGAATTCTGAAGGGAACAGAATCCCCATCCCCCCAAAAGACTACTTGTACTTGCATGAAAGCTGCTTCAGTTATATTGGACGCCGAGAAGGCTGTTGAGTTTTCACAAAGGCAAATGCATGATATAGAAAACATTGCATCCAAACTTATGAGAAGCTTGAATGACATGAGAAGTATAGTAGACGGAAATTTGTTATCAGAATCACATTCTTTGCTACCTACTTTCAACACTGCTGAG ATCAGAGCAGCCTCTGAGGATGCATTAGAGGTGGAGAGAACTACAAGGAAATGGTTGACAATAATGAACAAAGATTGCAACCGCTTTTGTAAAATACTG
- the LOC127766801 gene encoding uncharacterized protein LOC127766801 isoform X2, whose product MPGAACKKTNLISPRRSPRLKNIHVIYGEHSETNYPTLGPVKTEVIDLEEIASPSNPEFNDDSVGDEDFQNVSLKDLRAQCKAKNRRALKVDSERPDFKNQRQCGKRNLEDEVPKEEVDLDEPIIAFRQKRLKTSPTKSNRTMGKPISLNAVKLQDTTLRREETEPIKLPPLEVTSHDSMSTAEKMERSAADVKHSTIAAGNTEEIVGENILYAEMENTPLSTGAVISGRSPDIFCEIKTEDEDIYSDEQVGVSSPGKDSFQDSFAELHREPIEYDGCQQHSGVIPQPIELKDVSDDSCELANSIKAYCLDDIILQNKTNDSLSSLDITDEMSNCHKTSGNITNLDEEKSSVVNDYLVCSVNMSCEDHIDIDEYWYPRDLHGSTLESTKTIESSTDQCNAEVGSPSVVIQSDLCGSAESNFTSLAEVVQMKADGQFDSLVQHSVGTKDVLPIDVGHATNDCTFAFNKTLDSVKAANFTAQDGRLESIVYDALNNHAQRKSTETETPVGVSGAAIISSPFVSEGTDREPTGSKAPHGGQLLLPCVTEWLSKDTDQLKVTVDDDICKTNSDQGSREQFGLQPQLLQSCSDLDKVCVTSESSSPEETQEMPAGSLDSTAASLDTDGQNGKLQPFIDEGALEEHAPKKLLSKRKEKLCSALTGIDLCGVQRLKRKILLEDCGKTRRPNGRSSLSPTSKGILKGTESPSPQKTTCTCMKAASVILDAEKAVEFSQRQMHDIENIASKLMRSLNDMRSIVDGNLLSESHSLLPTFNTAEIRAASEDALEVERTTRKWLTIMNKDCNRFCKILRLAGKKAVSHSEVPRKRKKITFADETGGKLCHVKMFTDGQNSLLSECHSE is encoded by the exons ATGCCTGGTGCTGCTTGCAAAAAGACTAACCTGATTTCTCCTAGGCGATCTCCTAGGCTCAAGAATATCCATGTTATATATGGTGAACATTCTGAAACGAACTATCCTACCTTGGGGCCTGTCAAAACTGAGGTCATCGATCTTGAAGAAATTGCATCTCCTTCCAACCCAGAATTTAATGATGATTCTGTTGGTGATGAAGACTTTCAGAATGTGTCTCTGAAGGATTTAAGAGCTCAGTGTAAAGCTAAGAACAGGAGGGCCTTGAAAGTTGATTCTGAAAGACCTGACTTTAAGAATCAGAGACAATGTGGAAAGAGAAACCTTGAAGATGAAGTACCAAAAGAGGAAGTTGATCTTGATGAGCCCATTATTGCATTCAGACAGAAGCGGCTGAAGACATCCCCTACCAAATCAAACAGAACAATGGGCAAACCAATATCTCTAAATGCTGTAAAACTGCAAGATACAACATTGAGGAGAGAGGAGACTGAGCCTATAAAATTACCCCCACTTGAGGTAACATCACATGACTCTATGTCAACTGCAGAGAAGATGGAAAGGAGTGCTGCAGATGTAAAACACTCCACAATTGCTGCTG GTAATACTGAAGAAATAGTTGGGGAGAACATTTTATATGCTGAAATGGAAAACACACCATTATCAACTGGTGCTGTAATAAGTGGTAGAAGCCCAGACATATTTTGCGAAATCAAGACTGAGGATGAGGATATTTACTCTGATGAGCAAGTTGGAGTATCTAGTCCAGGAAAGGACTCCTTTCAGGACTCATTTGCTGAGTTGCATAGGGAGCCAATAGAGTATGATGGATGTCAACAACACAGTGGTGTCATCCCTCAACCGATTGAACTAAAGGATGTTTCTGATGATTCCTGTGAGCTAGCTAACAGTATCAAAGCATACTGTTTGGATGACATTATACTGCAAAACAAGACAAATGACAGTCTTTCTTCATTGGATATCACTGATGAAATGAGCAACTGCCATAAAACATCAGGCAATATAACAAATTTAGATGAAGAGAAGTCTTCAGTTGTCAATGATTATTTGGTATGTTCTGTTAATATGTCTTGTGAAGATCATATAGACATCGATGAATACTGGTATCCACGAGATCTACATGGCAGTACACTGGAAAGCACAAAGACTATAGAAAGTTCTACTGATCAGTGTAACGCAGAGGTGGGGTCTCCATCCGTGGTCATCCAATCTGATTTATGTGGAAGTGCAGAAAGCAACTTCACGTCGCTTGCAGAGGTTGTGCAGATGAAGGCAGATGGTCAATTTGATTCACTAGTTCAGCACAGTGTTGGAACAAAGGATGTATTACCTATTGATGTTGGACATGCAACTAACGATTGCACTTTTGCTTTTAACAAGACTCTTGACTCAGTGAAAGCTGCCAATTTTACCGCACAAGATGGACGGCTAGAAAGTATAGTATATGATGCTCTGAATAATCATGCACAGAGGAAGAGTACTGAAACTGAAACTCCTGTTGGTGTCTCAGGTGCTGCCATCATTTCAAGCCCATTCGTAAGTGAGGGCACTGACAGAGAACCCACTGGATCCAAAGCTCCACATGGTGGTCAGCTCTTACTTCCTTGTGTTACAGAGTGGTTATCAAAGGATACAGATCAGTTAAAGGTTACAGTGGATGATGACATCTGTAAAACTAACAGTGATCAAGGATCAAGAGAACAATTTGGCCTTCAGCCGCAGTTATTACAATCTTGTTCTGACTTGGACAAAGTTTGTGTAACATCAGAGAGCTCGAGTCCTGAAGAAACACAGGAAATGCCTGCTGGGTCTTTGGATTCAACTGCAGCCTCTCTCGATACTGATGGACAAAATGGAAAGTTACAACCTTTCATTGATGAAGGAGCTCTTGAAGAGCATGCTCCAAAAAAACTGCTGTCCAAGAGAAAG GAGAAGCTTTGCAGTGCTTTGACTGGTATTGATTTGTGCGGGGTCCAAAGGCTCA AGAGAAAGATCCTTCTTGAAGATTGTGGCAAGACGAGGAGACCCAATGGCAGGAGTTCCCTCTCCCCTACAAGCAAAGGAATTCTGAAGGGAACAGAATCCCCATCCCCCCAAAAGACTACTTGTACTTGCATGAAAGCTGCTTCAGTTATATTGGACGCCGAGAAGGCTGTTGAGTTTTCACAAAGGCAAATGCATGATATAGAAAACATTGCATCCAAACTTATGAGAAGCTTGAATGACATGAGAAGTATAGTAGACGGAAATTTGTTATCAGAATCACATTCTTTGCTACCTACTTTCAACACTGCTGAG ATCAGAGCAGCCTCTGAGGATGCATTAGAGGTGGAGAGAACTACAAGGAAATGGTTGACAATAATGAACAAAGATTGCAACCGCTTTTGTAAAATACTG